A single region of the Pseudomonas sp. GGS8 genome encodes:
- the def gene encoding peptide deformylase: protein MAILDILEFPDSRLRTIAKPVAVVDDEVRQLVDDMFETMYEAPGIGLAATQVNVHKRIVVMDLSEDRSEPRVFINPEFETLTDEMGQYQEGCLSVPGFYENVDRPQKVKIKALDRDGQPYELIAEGLLAVCIQHECDHLNGKLFVDYLSTLKRDRIKKKLEKLHRQNA from the coding sequence ATGGCCATTTTAGACATCCTCGAATTTCCCGATTCGCGCCTGCGCACTATCGCCAAACCAGTGGCCGTAGTGGACGACGAAGTGCGTCAGTTGGTCGATGACATGTTTGAAACAATGTATGAAGCGCCAGGCATCGGCCTCGCCGCGACCCAGGTCAACGTGCACAAACGTATCGTCGTGATGGACCTCTCCGAAGACCGCAGCGAACCGCGGGTGTTCATCAACCCTGAGTTCGAAACCCTGACCGACGAGATGGGCCAGTACCAGGAAGGCTGCCTCTCGGTGCCGGGCTTCTACGAAAACGTCGATCGCCCGCAAAAGGTCAAGATCAAGGCCCTGGACCGCGACGGTCAGCCTTACGAACTGATCGCTGAAGGCCTGCTCGCGGTGTGCATCCAGCATGAATGCGACCACCTCAACGGCAAGTTGTTCGTCGATTACCTGTCCACGCTCAAACGCGACCGGATCAAGAAGAAACTGGAAAAGCTCCACCGCCAGAACGCTTGA
- a CDS encoding lysophospholipid acyltransferase — translation MDKFKGALLVGALRLFALLPWRAVQAVGSAIGWIMWKTPNRSRDVVRINLAKCFPQMDPAERERLVGQSLKDIGKSLTESACAWIWPAQRSIDLVREVEGLDVLKEALASGKGVVGITSHLGNWEVLNHFYCSQCKPIIFYRPPKLKAVDELLRKQRVQLGNRVAASTKEGILSVIKEVRKGGAVGIPADPEPAESAGIFVPFFATQALTSKFVPNMLAGGKAVGVFLHALRLPDGSGYKVILEAAPDAMYSTDTETSCAAMSQVVERYVRAYPSQYMWSMKRFKKRPPGEARWY, via the coding sequence GTGGATAAGTTTAAAGGCGCCTTGCTGGTAGGCGCTCTGCGGCTGTTTGCCCTACTGCCATGGCGGGCAGTGCAGGCGGTGGGTTCGGCGATTGGCTGGATCATGTGGAAAACCCCCAACCGTTCCCGCGACGTGGTGCGGATCAACCTTGCCAAGTGCTTTCCGCAGATGGACCCGGCCGAGCGTGAGCGTCTGGTCGGCCAGAGCCTGAAAGACATTGGCAAGTCTCTGACTGAAAGCGCCTGCGCATGGATCTGGCCGGCTCAGCGTTCCATTGATCTGGTGCGCGAAGTCGAAGGTCTCGACGTTTTGAAAGAGGCTTTGGCGTCCGGCAAAGGTGTGGTTGGCATCACCAGCCACCTGGGCAACTGGGAAGTGTTGAACCACTTCTATTGCAGCCAGTGCAAACCGATCATTTTCTACCGTCCGCCGAAGTTGAAGGCGGTGGATGAATTGCTGCGCAAGCAGCGGGTGCAATTGGGTAACCGGGTGGCTGCTTCCACCAAGGAAGGCATCCTCAGCGTGATCAAGGAAGTGCGCAAGGGTGGCGCGGTGGGCATTCCGGCTGACCCGGAACCGGCCGAATCCGCCGGGATCTTCGTGCCATTTTTCGCCACTCAGGCCCTGACCAGCAAATTCGTGCCAAACATGCTCGCCGGTGGCAAAGCGGTCGGCGTGTTCCTGCATGCCCTGCGGCTGCCGGACGGTTCGGGTTACAAGGTGATCCTCGAAGCCGCACCAGACGCCATGTACAGCACCGATACCGAAACCTCCTGCGCGGCCATGAGCCAAGTGGTCGAGCGCTACGTGCGGGCTTATCCGAGCCAGTACATGTGGAGCATGAAGCGCTTCAAGAAGCGTCCACCGGGCGAAGCTCGCTGGTATTGA
- a CDS encoding tetratricopeptide repeat protein — MIESLEKMLAKGVDNSLLRFGLGKGYLDLGENAKAAEHFQRCVELDPKYSAAWKLLGKAHLALMDYAAARQAWEQGLEAARAHGDKQAEKEMTVFLKKLDRQAH, encoded by the coding sequence ATGATCGAATCCCTGGAAAAAATGCTCGCCAAGGGTGTGGATAACTCATTGCTGCGCTTCGGCTTGGGCAAGGGTTATCTGGATCTTGGGGAAAACGCCAAGGCCGCAGAGCATTTCCAGCGCTGCGTCGAGCTCGATCCGAAGTATTCGGCAGCCTGGAAGCTGTTGGGCAAGGCCCATCTGGCGCTGATGGATTACGCCGCCGCGCGGCAGGCCTGGGAACAAGGCCTGGAAGCCGCCCGCGCTCATGGCGACAAGCAGGCGGAAAAGGAGATGACGGTGTTTCTGAAAAAGCTTGATCGTCAGGCGCACTGA
- a CDS encoding LysM peptidoglycan-binding domain-containing protein: protein MRKSLLALLLLASAGFAHGQVQLREGFPQRYTVVAGDTLWDISGKYLREPWQWPQLWQANPQIENPNLIYPGDTLSLVYVNGQPRLTLNRGASRGTIKLSPRIRSSPVADAIPSIPLKSINSFLLSNRIVDKVEDFDKAPYIVAGDAERVLSGTGDRIFARGHFDPAQPVYGIFRQGKVYIDPQSKEFLGINADDIGGGEIIATEGDVATLALQRTTQEVRLGDRLFSSEERSINSTFMPSAPTTDINGLIIDVPRGVTQIGALDVVTLNKGQRDGLAEGNVLVVMKTGETVRDRITGQLLKIPDERAGLLMVFRTYDKLSYGLVLNASRSLAVMDKVRNP, encoded by the coding sequence ATGAGGAAATCACTACTCGCCTTGCTCCTTCTGGCCTCGGCCGGTTTTGCGCATGGGCAAGTGCAACTCAGGGAAGGTTTTCCACAGCGCTACACCGTGGTGGCAGGGGACACACTCTGGGACATTTCCGGAAAATACCTGCGTGAGCCGTGGCAGTGGCCGCAGCTGTGGCAAGCCAATCCGCAGATCGAAAACCCCAATCTCATCTATCCCGGCGATACGCTGTCGCTGGTCTACGTCAACGGTCAGCCACGCCTGACCCTCAATCGCGGCGCTTCCCGGGGCACCATCAAGCTGTCGCCACGCATTCGCAGTTCGCCGGTGGCGGACGCCATCCCGAGCATTCCGCTGAAATCGATCAACAGCTTTCTGTTGAGCAATCGCATCGTCGACAAGGTCGAGGATTTCGACAAAGCGCCCTACATCGTTGCCGGTGATGCCGAACGGGTGCTCAGCGGCACTGGCGATCGAATATTCGCGCGCGGCCATTTCGATCCGGCACAACCGGTCTACGGCATCTTCCGTCAGGGCAAGGTCTACATCGATCCGCAGAGCAAGGAGTTCCTGGGGATCAACGCCGACGACATCGGCGGCGGCGAGATCATTGCCACTGAAGGCGACGTCGCCACCCTGGCCCTGCAGCGCACCACTCAGGAGGTGCGACTCGGCGACCGGCTGTTCAGCAGCGAAGAACGCTCGATCAATTCGACCTTCATGCCCAGTGCGCCAACCACCGACATCAATGGCCTGATCATCGATGTACCGCGTGGGGTCACCCAGATTGGCGCACTGGATGTCGTCACGCTGAACAAAGGGCAGCGCGATGGCCTGGCCGAAGGCAATGTGCTGGTGGTGATGAAGACCGGTGAAACCGTGCGTGACCGGATCACCGGTCAACTCTTGAAAATCCCCGACGAACGGGCCGGTCTGCTGATGGTATTCCGCACCTATGACAAGCTCAGCTACGGGCTGGTGCTAAACGCATCGCGCTCCTTGGCGGTGATGGACAAGGTGCGCAATCCTTAA
- the rsmB gene encoding 16S rRNA (cytosine(967)-C(5))-methyltransferase RsmB: MNPRLAAAKALAAVLNGKASLNSSLPTQMDKVEDRDRGFTQDLAFGTARWQPRLSALAAKLLQKPFKAADADVEALLLVGLYQLLYTRVPAHAAIGETVGCADKLKKPWAKALLNAVLRRAQRESEALLAELEHDPVVRTAHPRWLQKSLKAFWPEQWEAICAANNAHPPMILRVNRRHHTRDAYLGLLSDAGVAAKPCVYSRDGIILDTAADVRSLPGFAEGWISVQDEAAQLAADLLDLAPGQRVLDACCAPGGKTCHILEAEPKLAGVVAVDLEAKRLVRVRENLARLGLSAELIAADGRDTATWWDGKPFQRILLDAPCSATGVIRRHPDIKLTRQPDDIAALAVLQGELLDAMWITLEVGGILLYATCSTLPTENTEVIEAFLARTPGARELDLATAAGIKQPHGRQLLAQEGGHDGFYYAKLIKIAAARG; the protein is encoded by the coding sequence ATGAACCCACGTCTGGCCGCCGCCAAGGCACTTGCTGCAGTTCTTAACGGAAAAGCTTCACTCAACAGTTCTCTGCCGACGCAAATGGACAAGGTTGAAGACCGCGATCGCGGCTTCACCCAAGACCTGGCGTTCGGCACGGCTCGCTGGCAGCCGCGTTTGTCGGCGCTGGCGGCCAAGTTGCTGCAGAAGCCGTTCAAGGCGGCTGATGCCGATGTCGAAGCGCTGTTGCTGGTGGGGCTTTATCAACTGCTCTACACCCGCGTCCCGGCTCACGCCGCCATCGGCGAAACCGTCGGTTGCGCCGACAAACTGAAAAAGCCGTGGGCCAAAGCCTTGCTCAACGCCGTGCTGCGCCGCGCCCAACGGGAAAGCGAAGCACTGCTGGCCGAGCTGGAACACGACCCGGTGGTGCGCACCGCCCACCCGCGCTGGCTGCAAAAATCCCTCAAGGCCTTCTGGCCTGAACAATGGGAAGCCATCTGCGCAGCGAACAACGCGCACCCGCCAATGATCCTGCGGGTCAACCGTCGTCATCACACTCGCGACGCTTACCTCGGCTTGCTGAGCGACGCCGGTGTGGCCGCCAAGCCCTGCGTTTACAGTCGCGACGGCATCATCCTCGACACCGCAGCCGACGTGCGCAGCCTGCCGGGTTTCGCCGAAGGCTGGATCAGCGTGCAGGACGAAGCCGCACAACTGGCCGCCGATCTGCTGGACCTGGCGCCAGGTCAACGGGTGCTGGACGCCTGCTGCGCACCGGGCGGCAAAACCTGCCACATCCTGGAAGCCGAGCCCAAACTGGCCGGCGTGGTGGCCGTGGATCTGGAAGCCAAGCGTCTGGTGCGGGTGCGGGAAAACCTCGCACGCCTGGGCCTGAGCGCCGAACTGATCGCCGCCGACGGTCGCGACACCGCCACCTGGTGGGACGGCAAGCCGTTCCAGCGCATTCTGCTGGACGCGCCATGCTCGGCCACCGGCGTGATCCGTCGTCACCCGGACATCAAGCTGACCCGCCAACCCGACGACATCGCCGCACTGGCGGTGCTTCAGGGCGAGTTGCTCGACGCCATGTGGATAACTCTGGAAGTGGGCGGCATTCTGCTTTACGCCACCTGCTCCACGCTGCCGACCGAAAACACCGAAGTCATCGAAGCGTTCCTCGCTCGCACGCCGGGTGCCCGTGAACTGGACCTCGCCACAGCGGCCGGCATCAAGCAGCCCCATGGTCGCCAGTTGCTGGCCCAGGAAGGCGGCCACGACGGTTTCTACTACGCCAAGCTGATCAAGATTGCCGCCGCGCGCGGTTAA
- the fmt gene encoding methionyl-tRNA formyltransferase codes for MTEPLRIVFAGTPEFAAEHLKALLGSPYEIVAVYTQPDRPAGRGQKLMPSPVKQLALEHNIPVLQPPTLRNADAQAELAALKPDLMVVVAYGLILPQVVLDIPRLGCINSHASLLPRWRGAAPIQRAVEAGDSESGVTVMRMEAGLDTGPMLLKVTTPISAEDTGGSLHDRLAEMGPPAVVQAIAGLAAGTLEGEVQDDSLATYAHKLNKDEARIDWNRPAVELERLVRAFNPWPICHSTLNGEALKVLAASLAEGQGAPGEILSASKDGLIVACGEQALCLTRLQLPGGKALNFSDLFNSRREKFAVGTVLGQTADAQ; via the coding sequence ATGACTGAGCCACTGCGCATTGTCTTTGCCGGCACCCCGGAATTCGCCGCCGAACACCTCAAGGCCCTGCTGGGCAGTCCTTACGAGATCGTTGCGGTCTACACCCAACCGGACCGTCCGGCAGGTCGTGGGCAGAAGCTGATGCCGAGCCCGGTCAAGCAGTTAGCGCTGGAGCACAACATCCCGGTGTTGCAACCACCGACCCTGCGCAATGCCGACGCCCAGGCGGAACTGGCCGCGCTGAAGCCGGATTTGATGGTGGTAGTCGCCTATGGCCTGATCCTGCCGCAAGTGGTGCTGGATATTCCGCGCCTCGGTTGCATCAACAGCCACGCCTCCTTGCTGCCACGCTGGCGCGGTGCGGCGCCGATCCAGCGCGCCGTCGAAGCGGGCGACAGTGAAAGCGGCGTGACCGTGATGCGCATGGAAGCCGGCCTTGATACCGGGCCGATGCTGCTCAAAGTCACCACGCCAATCAGCGCCGAAGACACCGGCGGCAGCCTCCACGATCGCCTCGCAGAGATGGGCCCACCCGCCGTGGTTCAGGCGATCGCCGGCCTGGCGGCGGGCACACTGGAAGGCGAAGTGCAGGACGACAGCCTCGCCACCTATGCACACAAATTGAACAAAGACGAAGCGCGCATCGACTGGAACCGCCCGGCGGTTGAACTGGAGCGTCTGGTTCGCGCCTTCAATCCATGGCCGATCTGCCACAGCACGCTGAACGGCGAAGCGCTGAAAGTGTTGGCCGCAAGCCTGGCCGAAGGGCAGGGCGCGCCGGGTGAAATCCTCAGCGCCAGCAAGGACGGCTTGATCGTCGCCTGCGGTGAACAGGCGTTGTGTCTGACCCGTCTGCAATTACCCGGCGGCAAAGCACTGAACTTCAGCGATTTGTTCAACAGCCGTCGTGAGAAATTCGCCGTCGGCACCGTCCTCGGTCAAACGGCAGACGCTCAATGA
- the dprA gene encoding DNA-processing protein DprA, whose protein sequence is MSLSACTSVSPAELEARLRLHLLPELGPARFKKLLEAFGSASKAISAPASAWRALGLPLACAQARRSSEIRDGASHALAWLEHPGQHLLMWDQPDYPALLAQISDAPPLLFVAGDPGILEKPQLAMVGSRRASRPGMDTATAFSRSLAGAGFVITSGLALGIDAAAHQAALDVGGQTVGVLGTGLENFYPQRNRRLADAMIASGSAVLSEFPLDAGPSPSNFPRRNRIISGLSLGVLVVEASVTSGSLITARLAAEQGREVYAIPGSIHHPGAKGCHQLIRDGAVLVETIEHILEALRGWQRLPLSTEAPQTTVTHPLLVLLHAAPHTSEALSVTSGWALSKVLAALTELEMDGRAVCESGRWFARVS, encoded by the coding sequence ATGTCGCTGTCTGCCTGTACGTCCGTTTCCCCTGCGGAACTGGAAGCCCGTTTACGCCTGCACCTTTTGCCCGAACTCGGTCCGGCGCGTTTCAAGAAGTTGCTTGAAGCCTTCGGCTCTGCCTCCAAAGCCATCAGCGCGCCGGCCAGTGCCTGGCGTGCGTTGGGCTTGCCTCTCGCTTGTGCGCAGGCCCGGCGCTCCAGTGAAATTCGTGATGGCGCCAGCCACGCATTGGCCTGGCTAGAGCATCCGGGCCAGCATTTACTGATGTGGGACCAACCGGACTACCCCGCGCTGTTGGCGCAAATCAGTGATGCGCCGCCGCTGTTATTCGTCGCCGGCGATCCGGGCATTCTGGAAAAACCGCAGTTGGCGATGGTCGGCAGTCGTCGCGCGTCGCGACCGGGCATGGACACCGCCACTGCGTTTTCCCGCAGTCTGGCCGGCGCCGGTTTTGTCATCACCAGCGGTCTGGCCCTGGGTATCGATGCCGCCGCGCATCAGGCGGCTCTGGATGTTGGCGGGCAAACGGTAGGGGTGCTTGGCACGGGGCTTGAAAATTTTTATCCACAGCGTAATCGACGACTGGCGGACGCTATGATCGCCTCGGGAAGCGCGGTACTTTCGGAGTTCCCGCTGGACGCCGGCCCTTCCCCGAGCAACTTCCCCCGGCGCAATCGAATTATCAGCGGTTTGTCCCTTGGCGTGCTGGTGGTTGAGGCAAGCGTCACCAGCGGTTCATTGATCACCGCGAGGCTTGCGGCGGAACAGGGGCGTGAGGTGTATGCGATTCCAGGGTCGATCCACCACCCTGGCGCAAAGGGTTGCCATCAACTGATTCGCGACGGTGCGGTGCTGGTGGAAACCATCGAGCACATCCTTGAGGCCTTGCGCGGCTGGCAACGGTTGCCGTTATCCACAGAAGCGCCGCAAACGACGGTGACTCATCCACTGCTCGTGTTGCTCCACGCGGCGCCTCATACCAGCGAAGCCTTGTCGGTCACCAGCGGCTGGGCCTTGTCGAAAGTGCTGGCGGCGCTGACGGAGCTTGAGATGGACGGCCGGGCGGTCTGTGAGAGCGGCCGATGGTTTGCGCGGGTAAGCTAG
- the glyQ gene encoding glycine--tRNA ligase subunit alpha has product MSQPTPAVRTFQDLILALQQYWAEQGCVVLQPYDMEVGAGTFHTATFLRAIGPETWNAAYVQPSRRPTDGRYGENPNRLQHYYQFQVVLKPNPDNFQELYLGSLKHVGLDPLVHDIRFVEDNWESPTLGAWGLGWEVWLNGMEVTQFTYFQQAGGIECYPVTGEITYGLERLAMYLQGVDSVYDLVWADGPFGKVTYGDVFHQNEVEQSTYNFEHANVEKLFELFDFYESEAKRLIELDQPLPLPSYEMVLKASHTFNLLDARRAISVTARQQYILRVRTLARSVAQAYLLARAKLGFPMATPDLRDEVLAKLEAAQ; this is encoded by the coding sequence GTGAGCCAGCCTACGCCAGCCGTGCGTACCTTCCAAGACTTGATCCTCGCCCTCCAGCAATACTGGGCCGAGCAAGGTTGCGTGGTACTTCAGCCCTACGATATGGAAGTAGGCGCCGGCACTTTCCACACAGCCACGTTCCTGCGCGCCATTGGCCCGGAAACCTGGAACGCCGCTTATGTGCAGCCCAGTCGTCGCCCGACTGACGGCCGCTACGGTGAAAACCCGAACCGTCTGCAGCACTACTATCAGTTCCAGGTAGTCCTGAAGCCGAACCCGGACAACTTCCAGGAACTGTACCTGGGCTCCCTCAAGCACGTGGGTCTTGACCCGCTGGTGCACGACATCCGTTTCGTCGAAGACAACTGGGAGTCGCCAACGCTGGGCGCCTGGGGTCTGGGCTGGGAAGTCTGGCTCAACGGCATGGAAGTGACGCAGTTCACTTACTTCCAGCAAGCGGGCGGCATCGAGTGCTACCCGGTGACCGGCGAGATCACTTACGGTCTGGAGCGTCTGGCCATGTACCTGCAAGGCGTGGACTCGGTCTACGACCTGGTCTGGGCTGACGGTCCGTTCGGCAAGGTGACTTACGGCGACGTGTTCCACCAGAACGAAGTGGAGCAGTCGACCTACAACTTCGAACACGCCAACGTCGAGAAGCTGTTCGAACTGTTCGATTTCTATGAAAGCGAAGCCAAGCGCCTGATCGAACTCGACCAGCCGCTGCCGTTGCCGAGCTATGAAATGGTGTTGAAGGCTTCCCATACCTTCAACCTGCTGGATGCGCGCCGGGCGATCTCGGTGACCGCGCGTCAGCAATACATTCTGCGTGTACGCACCCTGGCGCGTTCCGTCGCGCAAGCCTACCTGTTGGCTCGCGCCAAGCTGGGCTTCCCGATGGCGACCCCGGACCTGCGTGATGAAGTACTGGCCAAGCTGGAGGCTGCACAATGA
- the trkA gene encoding Trk system potassium transporter TrkA: MKIIILGAGQVGGSLAEHLASEANDITVVDTDGERLRDLGDRLDIRTVQGRGSLPTVLRQAGADDADMLVAVTNSDETNMVACQVAHTLFHTPTKIARVREAAYLTRAELFDNETIPVDVLISPEQVVTNYIKRLIQHPGALQVIDFAEGKAQLVAVKAYYGGPLVGQQLRQLREHMPNVETRVAAIFRRDRPILPQGDTVIEADDEVFFIAAKANIRAVMSEMRRLDESYKRIVIAGGGQIGERLAEAIESRYQVKIIEMNPARCRYLSDNLDSTVVLQGSASDRDLLLEENIADADIFLALTNDDEANIMSSLLAKRLGAKKVMTIINNPAYVDLIQGGDIDIAISPQLATIGTLLAHVRRGDIVSVHSLRRGAAEAIEAIAHGDAKSSKVIGKAIENIGLPPGTTIGAIIRDEEVIIAHDDTVIETGDHVILFLVDKKHIRDVEKLFHVGLSFF; this comes from the coding sequence ATGAAAATCATCATCCTCGGCGCAGGGCAGGTTGGCGGTTCGCTGGCAGAACACTTGGCCAGCGAGGCCAACGACATCACCGTGGTCGACACCGATGGCGAACGCCTGCGCGACCTCGGCGATCGGCTGGACATCCGCACCGTGCAGGGTCGGGGTTCGCTGCCAACCGTACTGCGGCAGGCCGGTGCTGACGACGCTGACATGCTGGTGGCCGTGACCAACAGTGACGAAACCAACATGGTCGCCTGTCAGGTCGCCCACACCCTGTTCCACACCCCCACCAAGATCGCCCGGGTCCGCGAAGCCGCGTACCTGACCCGTGCCGAACTGTTCGACAACGAAACGATTCCGGTCGACGTGCTGATCAGTCCGGAACAAGTGGTCACCAATTACATCAAGCGCCTGATCCAGCATCCAGGCGCGTTGCAGGTGATCGACTTCGCCGAAGGCAAGGCGCAGTTGGTGGCAGTCAAGGCGTACTACGGCGGGCCGCTGGTGGGCCAGCAACTGCGCCAGTTACGCGAACACATGCCGAATGTCGAAACCCGCGTCGCGGCGATTTTCCGTCGTGACCGACCGATCCTGCCCCAGGGCGATACGGTGATCGAGGCTGACGACGAAGTGTTTTTCATCGCCGCCAAAGCGAATATTCGTGCAGTGATGAGCGAAATGCGCCGCCTCGATGAAAGCTACAAACGCATCGTCATCGCCGGTGGCGGGCAGATCGGTGAACGCCTGGCCGAAGCCATCGAAAGCCGTTACCAGGTGAAGATCATCGAGATGAACCCGGCCCGCTGCCGCTACCTCTCGGACAACCTCGACAGCACCGTGGTGTTGCAGGGCAGTGCTTCAGACCGGGATCTGCTGCTGGAAGAGAACATCGCCGACGCCGATATTTTCCTCGCCCTGACCAACGACGACGAAGCCAACATCATGTCTTCGCTGCTGGCCAAGCGCCTGGGCGCAAAGAAGGTGATGACGATCATCAACAACCCGGCCTACGTCGACCTGATCCAGGGCGGCGACATCGACATCGCCATCAGTCCGCAACTGGCGACCATCGGCACCTTGCTGGCCCACGTCCGGCGCGGGGACATTGTCAGCGTGCACTCATTGCGCCGGGGCGCGGCGGAAGCCATCGAGGCCATTGCCCACGGCGATGCGAAGTCGAGCAAGGTGATCGGCAAGGCCATCGAAAACATCGGCCTGCCGCCGGGCACCACCATCGGCGCGATCATCCGCGACGAAGAAGTGATCATCGCCCACGACGACACCGTGATCGAAACCGGCGACCATGTGATTCTGTTCCTTGTGGATAAGAAGCATATTCGGGATGTGGAGAAGCTGTTCCATGTGGGGCTGAGCTTCTTCTGA
- the tag gene encoding DNA-3-methyladenine glycosylase I — MPRCFWCTEDPLYMAYHDQEWGTPLRDAQGLFELLLLEGFQAGLSWITVLRKRERYREVLFGFDVQRVAQMSDAEIDELMLDPGIIRNRLKLNAARRNAQAWLELEDPVAFLWSFVGGTPVINHFKDRSEVPAVTPAAIEMSKGLKKAGFTFVGPTICYALMQASGMVMDHTRDCDRYATLTNGG, encoded by the coding sequence ATGCCACGCTGCTTTTGGTGTACCGAAGATCCGCTGTACATGGCTTATCACGATCAGGAGTGGGGCACGCCGCTACGCGATGCGCAGGGATTGTTCGAGTTGCTTTTGCTCGAAGGGTTCCAGGCCGGGCTTTCCTGGATCACTGTGTTGCGCAAACGCGAGCGTTATCGCGAGGTGCTGTTCGGCTTCGACGTGCAGCGCGTGGCGCAGATGAGTGATGCGGAAATCGATGAACTGATGCTCGATCCGGGGATCATCCGCAATCGTCTCAAACTCAACGCAGCCCGGCGTAATGCCCAGGCCTGGCTGGAGCTGGAGGACCCGGTGGCGTTTCTCTGGTCGTTTGTCGGCGGCACGCCGGTGATCAATCATTTCAAGGATCGCAGTGAAGTGCCGGCGGTGACACCGGCCGCCATCGAGATGAGCAAAGGCCTGAAAAAAGCCGGCTTCACGTTCGTCGGCCCGACCATTTGTTACGCACTGATGCAGGCTTCGGGCATGGTCATGGATCACACCCGTGATTGCGATCGCTACGCCACCTTGACGAACGGCGGTTAG